Proteins co-encoded in one Chionomys nivalis chromosome 6, mChiNiv1.1, whole genome shotgun sequence genomic window:
- the LOC130875422 gene encoding zinc finger protein 431-like isoform X5, translating to MEVEPYKLNQGRKDFAYFTSLQYLENIHTGEKPYECNQCGKAFIHFSRLQNHYKIHTGKKPYECHLCGKAFGSRNYLKVHGRIHTGEKPYVCNWCGKAFMYLSSHRNHEKSHTGEKHHVCNQCGKAFACRGDLKTHERIHTGEKPYVCNQCGKAFARFIHLQSHFRNHTGEKPYECHQCGKAFASRQYLKVHGRIHTGEKPYVCNWCGRAFMFLNSYRSHQNSHTGKKPHVCNQCGKAFACRSDLKTHEKIHTGEKPYVCNQCGKAFISRRKLQIHENTHTGVKPYECNQCGKAFAQFIHLQNHFRHHTGEKPYDCSQCGKAFANRGSLKTHERIHTGDQPYKCDQCGKAFPHFSRLQNHYKIHTGEKPYKCSQCDKPFASHNYLKIHERIHTGEKPYVCDKCDKAFAHSSSLRLHVKSHTGEKYHECNQCGEAFISHRSLQIHRRTHAAVKPYKCNQCGKGFTRHKNLQNHERRHTEEKHYI from the coding sequence ATGGAAGTAGAGCCCTATAAACTTAATCAAGGTAGAAAAGACTTTGCATATTTCACTAGTCTTCAATATCTTGAAAacattcatactggagagaaaccctatgaatgtaatcaatgtggtaaagcctttataCATTTTAGTCGTCTTCAAAACCATTACAAAATCCATACTGgaaaaaaaccctatgaatgccatctatgtggtaaagcctttggaAGTCGCAATTATCTTAAAGTACATGgaagaattcatactggagagaaaccctatgtatgtaATTGGTGTGGTAAAGCTTTTATGTATTTAAGCAGTCACCGAAATCATGAAAAATCTCATACTGGGGAGAAGCACCATgtatgtaatcaatgtggtaaagcctttgcatgtcgcGGTGATCTTAAAAcacatgaaagaattcatactggagagaaaccctatgtatgtaaccagtgtggtaaagcctttgcacgttTCATTCATCTTCAAAGCCATTTCAGAaaccatactggagagaaaccctatgaatgccatcaatgtggtaaagcctttgcaagTCGCCAATATCTTAAAGTACATGgaagaattcatactggagagaaaccctatgtatgtaATTGGTGTGGTAgagcttttatgtttttaaatagttACCGAAGTCATCAAAACTCTCATACTGGGAAGAAACCCCATGtgtgtaatcaatgtggtaaagcctttgcatgtcgcAGTGATcttaaaacacatgaaaaaattcatactggagagaaaccctatgtatgtaaccagtgtggtaaagcctttataAGTCGCCGTAAGcttcaaatacatgaaaataCTCATACAGGAgtgaaaccttatgaatgtaaccagtgtggtaaagcctttgcacaatTCATTCATCTTCAAAACCATTTCAGAcaccacactggagagaaaccctatgactgcagtcagtgtggtaaagcctttgcaaaTCGTGGTTCTCTTAAAACACATGAAAGGATTCATACTGGAGACCAACCCTATAAATGTGATCAATGTGGGAAAGCATTTCCACATTTCAGTCGTCTTCAAAATCATTATAAaatccacactggagagaaaccctataaatgcaGTCAATGTGATAAACCCTTTGCAAGTCACAATTATcttaaaatacatgaaagaattcatactggagaaaagCCCTATGTATGTGATAAGTGTGATAAAGCCTTTGCACATTCTAGTAGTCTTCGACTTCATGTAAAaagtcatactggagagaagtaccatgaatgtaatcaatgtggtgaAGCCTTTATAAGTCACCGTAGTCTTCAAATACACCGAAGAACTCATGCAGCAgtgaaaccttacaaatgtaatcaatgtggtaaaggcTTTACAAGACACAAGAACCTTCAAAATCATGAAAGGCGTCATACTGAAGAAAAACACTATATATAA
- the LOC130875422 gene encoding zinc finger protein 431-like isoform X1, translating into MDAVTYENVHVNFTHEEWALLDPSQKSLYKDVMLETYWNLTVIGYKWENKNIEEHCQSSRRHERYLQTHKGTHNEEDLCEYNQRDKDFRSDSSLQLHQRTHMEVEPYKLNQGRKDFAYFTSLQYLENIHTGEKPYECNQCGKAFIHFSRLQNHYKIHTGKKPYECHLCGKAFGSRNYLKVHGRIHTGEKPYVCNWCGKAFMYLSSHRNHEKSHTGEKHHVCNQCGKAFACRGDLKTHERIHTGEKPYVCNQCGKAFARFIHLQSHFRNHTGEKPYECHQCGKAFASRQYLKVHGRIHTGEKPYVCNWCGRAFMFLNSYRSHQNSHTGKKPHVCNQCGKAFACRSDLKTHEKIHTGEKPYVCNQCGKAFISRRKLQIHENTHTGVKPYECNQCGKAFAQFIHLQNHFRHHTGEKPYDCSQCGKAFANRGSLKTHERIHTGDQPYKCDQCGKAFPHFSRLQNHYKIHTGEKPYKCSQCDKPFASHNYLKIHERIHTGEKPYVCDKCDKAFAHSSSLRLHVKSHTGEKYHECNQCGEAFISHRSLQIHRRTHAAVKPYKCNQCGKGFTRHKNLQNHERRHTEEKHYI; encoded by the exons ATG GATGCCGTGACCTATGAGAATGTGCATGTGAACTTCACTCATGAAGAGTGGGctttgctggatccttcccagaagagtctctacaaagatgtgatgctggaaacCTATTGGAACCTCACTGTTATAG GCTACAAATGGGAAAACAAGAATATTGAAGAACATTGTCAaagttctagaagacatgaaag GTATCTTCAAACACACAAAGGAACCCATAAtgaagaagatctctgtgaatataATCAGCGTGATAAAGACTTTAGATCTGATTCCTCTTTACAATTACACCAAAGAACTCATATGGAAGTAGAGCCCTATAAACTTAATCAAGGTAGAAAAGACTTTGCATATTTCACTAGTCTTCAATATCTTGAAAacattcatactggagagaaaccctatgaatgtaatcaatgtggtaaagcctttataCATTTTAGTCGTCTTCAAAACCATTACAAAATCCATACTGgaaaaaaaccctatgaatgccatctatgtggtaaagcctttggaAGTCGCAATTATCTTAAAGTACATGgaagaattcatactggagagaaaccctatgtatgtaATTGGTGTGGTAAAGCTTTTATGTATTTAAGCAGTCACCGAAATCATGAAAAATCTCATACTGGGGAGAAGCACCATgtatgtaatcaatgtggtaaagcctttgcatgtcgcGGTGATCTTAAAAcacatgaaagaattcatactggagagaaaccctatgtatgtaaccagtgtggtaaagcctttgcacgttTCATTCATCTTCAAAGCCATTTCAGAaaccatactggagagaaaccctatgaatgccatcaatgtggtaaagcctttgcaagTCGCCAATATCTTAAAGTACATGgaagaattcatactggagagaaaccctatgtatgtaATTGGTGTGGTAgagcttttatgtttttaaatagttACCGAAGTCATCAAAACTCTCATACTGGGAAGAAACCCCATGtgtgtaatcaatgtggtaaagcctttgcatgtcgcAGTGATcttaaaacacatgaaaaaattcatactggagagaaaccctatgtatgtaaccagtgtggtaaagcctttataAGTCGCCGTAAGcttcaaatacatgaaaataCTCATACAGGAgtgaaaccttatgaatgtaaccagtgtggtaaagcctttgcacaatTCATTCATCTTCAAAACCATTTCAGAcaccacactggagagaaaccctatgactgcagtcagtgtggtaaagcctttgcaaaTCGTGGTTCTCTTAAAACACATGAAAGGATTCATACTGGAGACCAACCCTATAAATGTGATCAATGTGGGAAAGCATTTCCACATTTCAGTCGTCTTCAAAATCATTATAAaatccacactggagagaaaccctataaatgcaGTCAATGTGATAAACCCTTTGCAAGTCACAATTATcttaaaatacatgaaagaattcatactggagaaaagCCCTATGTATGTGATAAGTGTGATAAAGCCTTTGCACATTCTAGTAGTCTTCGACTTCATGTAAAaagtcatactggagagaagtaccatgaatgtaatcaatgtggtgaAGCCTTTATAAGTCACCGTAGTCTTCAAATACACCGAAGAACTCATGCAGCAgtgaaaccttacaaatgtaatcaatgtggtaaaggcTTTACAAGACACAAGAACCTTCAAAATCATGAAAGGCGTCATACTGAAGAAAAACACTATATATAA
- the LOC130875422 gene encoding zinc finger protein 431-like isoform X2, whose product MDAVTYENVHVNFTHEEWALLDPSQKSLYKDVMLETYWNLTVIGYKWENKNIEEHCQSSRRHERYLQTHKGTHNEEDLCEYNQRDKDFRSDSSLQLHQRTHMEVEPYKLNQGRKDFAYFTSLQYLENIHTGEKPYECNQCGKAFIHFSRLQNHYKIHTGKKPYECHLCGKAFGSRNYLKVHGRIHTGEKPYVCNWCGKAFMYLSSHRNHEKSHTGEKHHVCNQCGKAFACRGDLKTHERIHTGEKPYVCNQCGKAFARFIHLQSHFRNHTGEKPYECHQCGKAFASRQYLKVHGRIHTGEKPYVCNWCGRAFMFLNSYRSHQNSHTGKKPHVCNQCGKAFACRSDLKTHEKIHTGEKPYVCNQCGKAFISRRKLQIHENTHTGVKPYECNQCGKAFAQFIHLQNHFRHHTGEKPYDCSQCGKAFANRGSLKTHERIHTGDQPYKCDQCGKAFPHFSRLQNHYKIHTGEKPYKCSQCDKPFASHNYLKIHERIHTGEKPYVCDKCDKAFAHSSSLRLHVKSHTGEKYHECNQCGEAFISHRSLQIHRRTHAAVKPYKCNQCGKGFTRHKNLQNHERRHTEEKHYI is encoded by the exons GATGCCGTGACCTATGAGAATGTGCATGTGAACTTCACTCATGAAGAGTGGGctttgctggatccttcccagaagagtctctacaaagatgtgatgctggaaacCTATTGGAACCTCACTGTTATAG GCTACAAATGGGAAAACAAGAATATTGAAGAACATTGTCAaagttctagaagacatgaaag GTATCTTCAAACACACAAAGGAACCCATAAtgaagaagatctctgtgaatataATCAGCGTGATAAAGACTTTAGATCTGATTCCTCTTTACAATTACACCAAAGAACTCATATGGAAGTAGAGCCCTATAAACTTAATCAAGGTAGAAAAGACTTTGCATATTTCACTAGTCTTCAATATCTTGAAAacattcatactggagagaaaccctatgaatgtaatcaatgtggtaaagcctttataCATTTTAGTCGTCTTCAAAACCATTACAAAATCCATACTGgaaaaaaaccctatgaatgccatctatgtggtaaagcctttggaAGTCGCAATTATCTTAAAGTACATGgaagaattcatactggagagaaaccctatgtatgtaATTGGTGTGGTAAAGCTTTTATGTATTTAAGCAGTCACCGAAATCATGAAAAATCTCATACTGGGGAGAAGCACCATgtatgtaatcaatgtggtaaagcctttgcatgtcgcGGTGATCTTAAAAcacatgaaagaattcatactggagagaaaccctatgtatgtaaccagtgtggtaaagcctttgcacgttTCATTCATCTTCAAAGCCATTTCAGAaaccatactggagagaaaccctatgaatgccatcaatgtggtaaagcctttgcaagTCGCCAATATCTTAAAGTACATGgaagaattcatactggagagaaaccctatgtatgtaATTGGTGTGGTAgagcttttatgtttttaaatagttACCGAAGTCATCAAAACTCTCATACTGGGAAGAAACCCCATGtgtgtaatcaatgtggtaaagcctttgcatgtcgcAGTGATcttaaaacacatgaaaaaattcatactggagagaaaccctatgtatgtaaccagtgtggtaaagcctttataAGTCGCCGTAAGcttcaaatacatgaaaataCTCATACAGGAgtgaaaccttatgaatgtaaccagtgtggtaaagcctttgcacaatTCATTCATCTTCAAAACCATTTCAGAcaccacactggagagaaaccctatgactgcagtcagtgtggtaaagcctttgcaaaTCGTGGTTCTCTTAAAACACATGAAAGGATTCATACTGGAGACCAACCCTATAAATGTGATCAATGTGGGAAAGCATTTCCACATTTCAGTCGTCTTCAAAATCATTATAAaatccacactggagagaaaccctataaatgcaGTCAATGTGATAAACCCTTTGCAAGTCACAATTATcttaaaatacatgaaagaattcatactggagaaaagCCCTATGTATGTGATAAGTGTGATAAAGCCTTTGCACATTCTAGTAGTCTTCGACTTCATGTAAAaagtcatactggagagaagtaccatgaatgtaatcaatgtggtgaAGCCTTTATAAGTCACCGTAGTCTTCAAATACACCGAAGAACTCATGCAGCAgtgaaaccttacaaatgtaatcaatgtggtaaaggcTTTACAAGACACAAGAACCTTCAAAATCATGAAAGGCGTCATACTGAAGAAAAACACTATATATAA